In Lolium perenne isolate Kyuss_39 chromosome 5, Kyuss_2.0, whole genome shotgun sequence, the sequence GCTCCATTTAGGAATACAAGGTATCACTTGAAAGAGTGGGCTGCCAATGGGAATAATCCAGAAACTCCACAAGAGCTCTATAACCTGCGGCATGCAATTGCTAGGAACGTAATTGAGAGGATTTGGGCTCTTATAAAGATGAGATGGGCTACTCTAAGGGCTAGTTCATTTTTTGGAATAAAAAATCAGGTATCATCtaatatttttttttaaattcaaaCCATTTGTTGGAACCTTTTGAGTTTTGTATTAACATGCCATACTAACTTAATGGCAGATTCGAGTAATCAATGCTTGTTGCATATTGCATAACTTCCTAGCTGATAGGCAAAGAGAGATGGATGATGTGATGTTGCAAGCGGTAGATAATCAGCTAAATAATGTCGTCATTGATGTGGATGAACCCGACATGATTACCCACATTGAGATGACGAATGAGTGGAACAACAGGAGATTGACCCTAGCTAATCAGATGTGGGCTGATTATCAAGCTAGGCATGGACAAGCTTGAGTTTGCTTGAATGTTGTACATATTTTCTTTTTGGTATGTTTCATATATGTCCAGTTTTTTACACTCTCTTATATACATACACTTGCCACTAACTCATTGTAATGTTTATGTACATATAGAGATGGATTCGAGCAATGCTCCCACTAAGAAAGGTAGAAGTTACATCAAGTGGACAGATGCAATGGACAAAGCTCTGTTGGATGTGTTTGTGGAATACTTCAACAAAGGAGATCGAGCTCAGAATGGGTGGAAACCCCATGTATACACAGCTGCAGTTAAGAAAGTGATGGAGAAATGCACAGTCGAGCTTACCAAGGATAACATCATTGCTAGGAGCAAAACTTTTGACAAGCATTATGTCATTGTCAACAATATGCTTAGCCAGAGTGGATTTGGTTGGGACGATGACAAGAACATGATATCCGTTGAAGATGATGTTTGGAACAACTATGCCAAGGTAATCTCTATATCACTTCCTTATTTGCTGGCTTTGAATCATTCCACTATACCGCATCTAGCATTAGTTCACCTGTACAGTCTACTGTCTACTGCCTAGTATGTAATAATATTCCTACCGCGAGATGTGTGAGTTAGTGGACATGAGATTAATTGCAGCATTAGGGACACCATCTCCTTTTCTTTGATATGCTGTGACTGAAGGGTTTAACTCACATGAAGGAGTACTTGCTTCATGGAGTTTCCAGGTGTTGTTAGTGATTAAGTAGCTGTTTGTTTGATGATGTATTCTTAAGCAGCTGAGCTCTACTGCTGCTCTACCAATATTCAAAAAACATGGTTATGCTATATCTGACTAATGTAACCTGTACGACTGCGAGTGGTGTGCTGTTATAATACAATTCATCCAGTATGAACTTGAAAGTTCAGACAGACGCACGGCAGCTGGATCTTGACGCATCGAAAGTACTCCGTAATTCGCAGAGCTCATGTTCAGTTAAGCTCATGTTCGTCTGCCAGAGCAGACGACACATTCTGAATCTTCTTACTCACCCAGGTCAAATTGACCAATTTGCTTCTTGAGATTAGCACTCCAGTTTAGCTCTGTCATATAAACTGGATGCAAGAACTTTGTGAATTATGGGAGCAGTAGCTCTGATTGTTAGCAGTAACTCTAGGCGTTGTTGATCATTTACTTGCCGGGTACAAAACTTACCAATAGTTGTTCACACTGAAGCAAGCAGGCATCAGCAATCCAGAAAACTCCATGGGCTCTGAATTAGTTCCACTGTGACAAGATCCTCCTGCTGCAGCAGTGCGACGTCTGAAATTTTCTAGCCCATCTTATTTACATGAATTACATTATGGCTACCAATGAAAATAGCACCAGTCACATTGTACAGCAGCATCATTACAAAATGCCAATCGTTCTGAAATTTCTAGCCCATTTGACAGATGGATACCAATATTATTTAATTGCAGCAATCTAATTCAGACATCAAAATTTTCCTTTTCCGCAAGTCTGGCTGTTATTTGACTAAGGCAGCTTGTCGTTTTTGCAAACCTGGTTTTTCGTGTGCTAGAACTAAAGTTTGACCATACATTGTCTTTCATATTCACTGGTTATCCTATTATTTGTAGGCCAACAAAGATGCAGCCTCGTATAGGTACAAGGTCATCAAGTATTGGGACATGATCAGTACACTTTACAACAGAGACCGTGCTACGGGCGAGGGTGCAAGGACAGCAAATGAGAGCGCGGCTGAAATGGCGGAGGAGATAGCTAACACCACCGCAACCAATAAAGATGCCAACTCCTCAACTAAGGATGACGAAGATCGTCCAAAGAAGAGGTACCGTTCCGATGACTCGATTGCAACAATGCTTGGAGATAAATTGGACAATTTTACTGCTGTGTTCAAAGCCGATGCTCCTGAGCCGCCACCAAAGCCAGCAAGTCCTGAAGAAATCTGGGCTCTCCTTGGTGGAATACCAGAACTAGAAGATGATCAGCTCTTGGCAATATACGATGTTCTAGTTGCCGATGATCGCAAGTTCAAGTCTCTATTGGTACTGCCTGaaaggatgaagaagaagtgggttCTAAAGCAAATAAGCACATGATTATGTAGCAGTCTACCTGGAACTATTTAAACTATGAAACTTGTTGAAACTCTGGAACTTGTGATGTAGCAGCCTTTGTGATGTGCAACTTATTTAAACTCTGGAACTTGTATTTGTTAAGTTGATGCACTTATGTGGATTATGATCTATGTAGCAGTCTACCTGGAACTATTTAAACTATGAAACTTGTTTATTGTAGTTGTTTTATGGACTAGAACTTGGAAACTTGGATGATATGTGGATTATGATCTATGTTTCGGTATTTTGTAGAATGTTTTAAGGATAAAAAGTTACGAGAAATACTTGTTGCAATCACGTGATGCATGCGTTTTTATTTTAGTACATGGAAGTcatttacaaattcaatattgaattctattgtcatttgcaattcctgtgacaaccaaacaagtgtgtatttctggaattacaatgtaaatgaaatgaatgcatgaattcatttcaaaatgcggAAATACATATGTACACCCAAGGATGGGTGTGGGTGTTGCTATAGCCGTTGGATGCTTCAAGATTCGGAAAAGATGTTAGGTCAGAGTGTGGTTTTTGCTTCTTTTCCATCGTTTCTGAAAAATTGCATGGTACCATGAACAGAAGCAAAAAGCCACCAGACACGGCTTTTGACTCCACGATACCGCTGCTGCGTTCCCCACTCACCCGACACGGCCGGCAGTAGCGCCTCCTCCTGattcctctctcctccaccatcatCTCTCCTCCCGAATCCTCTCTCCTCCACACCATCACCTCTCCTCCATCGTCAGGAGCAGCATGTCGCAGTCAACCTTGCGCAGCAgcaccagcggcggcggcggcgccgccggcgccggaTTCGGAGGCGGCGGCTGCGACGGGGGCGGGTGCAGCGGCGGCGTGGGCGGATCCGGCGGGGGCAGATccggcgggggcggcggcgcgggcggatcCAGCAGCGGCAGCGTGGGCGGGTGCTCTCCCGTTGGATGCGGGAGCGGAGGACATGGCAGCTTCGACGGTTGCCGCCAACGATGCAGCATCGGGGGCGCTTGCCGCGGCgacagctgctgctgctgctgcgccgGCGTCGGATGCGGCGGCGCCGCCCGGTGCAGTTAGGAATGCAGCATCGAAGAAGAGGTTTCAGAGCATGTTCCGAAGCCCCAGATGCTGTGCGCTTGCAAAATCCCGCTTAGCCAGAAAACCTCGCTTAGCGCAAGGAATCCACACCGAGACTACTACATCTGCCGGAAAGCAGACAGAAATGTAAGCAATCCATTCGATTTTCTCTGTCCTTCGTGATTTTTGCTTGCTGTTGCTGCAATTCTCCTCACTACCTATTTACTCCCGTTATTCCCACAGGAACCATACTCTTGCAAGACATGGGTATGGGTTGATCTCGTCGCCGATTATGTGGAGAAGATGGTCAAGTTCAGAACAACAATTCTTCAGGCGAAACACGGACAGGAGTTGGCGGCCATACGAGAAGAGCTTGATCAGAAGGCCCAGGCTCTCAGAAGAATGCAGACAGAGTTAGATGACCAAGGCCTAGCCCGACAGATAGAGATTAGTGAGTTGCAGTCACAGATCAACTCACTAAGCTCATCTGCCTCAAAGTTCAGGAAGCTCCGCATGGTGATGACTGTGTTTGTTGCCATGAGCTGGTTATTAGCCCCTGGTTCAATCATGGTTACACTTGCTGCCACTGCCATAGCAGCTCTGATGTTTGTTGTGTAGGTTTGCATGCAATGTGGAGGGCCACATTTGCTTGCAGTCTTTTGGATGTTGATCTAGTGTTTGCCTGTTGTGTAGGTCTAATGTAACCAAGGTGTACTTCTGAATGTTTATTAGATTGAATGAAGAGCCAAGTTTCCATTTTTCTGTATGTTTTTTTTGCTCCCCTGCTTTTGTAGTTGCTGCATTTTTGTAGAAGAACACTAACATTGTTTTAATCCCTGGTCGTCCTCTTGCTGTTGGTGTGCTCTCACATGTGGTTTTACACATGTACAGAACCTGGAGCACCCCATGCCCCGAATATCTGGCTTTTTTCCATGCATCATTGTTTCCACAATATCTGTCCTTCCACAGTGGACCAACTTTTTTCAGCTTGTGTTGTCAAGTCATGTAGAGGCATGGCATGGAAGCCTCGTTGCACATCATGGAGTTATTTTTTCCAGCTGCCACAGGTTCCCCCACCTGGACATACTGAGTGAGTTCCACATCCACCTGCCCCTCTATCTCCAACGCATTGTTCATCTCTCACACCAGAGAGGCTGTCGACATGGATCTGAGCAGTGGGAAGAACACAAGCATACCATCTGTAAGTGTTGAACCACATGCCTCACAATGCACTCCCTCGTTTGGCCTCTAATGGAGAATACTGTTGTTTGTTTGAAGCATATCATCACCTTCCCCCCctcttttttggctttttcttttGCAGCAAATGATCCAAAAAGCAGACACCTGGGCAACTTACAAGTTGAGGAGTGCTCGGAAGAAGGCTGGGCAGACGGAAGGAAGGCTGGTGGAGGAAGCAGAAACTGTAGCATCAGATTCAGAGCTGTCTGAGTCGGAATGTGAAGGTTCTCGGACCTCACGCAGCTCAGCCAGGCATGCTGCATCGGTCATGGCAGATTTCTGCTAGTCGGCGGCGCGGTGCGGCCGGCTTGCTGACGACCGCGGCGACGCCGCACGGGGACGGCGCGTCGACGGCGAGGAAGGCTCCCTGGATACGGCGCACGGGGGAGAAGACGGCGCGGTGTCGGCAACTGTCTAGCGACGCCGGCGGCTACAGCGTGAGGGAACACAACGGAGAGGTTGGGGATGGAGAACACGCACCCTAGTCCTTTCTGCTACTCAGCGCGTCTCCTGTCCCCGGCAGGTCCCGTGTCGCGTGGCAAAAAAGCCGGATGAAAAGGAGAACGGACGTGACAGGTAAAATAGAGAAATGCAGGATAATTTTCCACCAGGCCAGCCTTCGCACGAATCTCCAGGCCCGGATCAACGGTACAGAgtacacccacacccatgcttgggtgtacaaaatccacactctttcaaaatgctacaaatgaaATGAATTCCTGGATACCAAACGAGCCCTTAAGGTTTTTAAGATACTCGAAATCAGCACGTTTTTTAGTAGGTCTCCTATCACAGGTGCTCAAATCAGGAAAAGAAAAGCAGGCTCGTCAGTCGCGGACTTTAGAACGGGAAAAGATCGTGCGGCTGTGGGCTTTGGGCTATATACTCCAAATTTCTCTCGTCTAGGGCCGAAAAGAGCGTTAGACATGCAGTTTTGTGCCTGGTAAAGTCAGACAGTTTTCCTTTCAGTGGTAAATTTTCTGCTCCACGGCGCGCCGCCCAGCGGAGAGATAGAAGCCGCCAGCTCCGCCCGCCCCCACCGGTTCTCACTCGCCGATGCCGCCGCCTCTCCGTCCCCGTTCTCCGCCGACAAAGACGCCGGGGAGCTCCAAGTTTTCGTTCGATACCAAATCCACTCTCGCCGTGCGTCCACTTACGCGACGACGCTTCGAAGCTCTTCGATTCCGGCTGCTCCTCCACCGGACTTGGCAGCGACCAAGCTATATCTCCCCAGTAAGTTCGTTCGCATCCCTGTCTGTTGTGCCTCGATCTTCTCTCTCTTCCCCGTTCCTCTTCTTTCCTTTCTTCAGATTTATTCACTTTTTTCTGTTTTTGAGAGCTAATTTTGGCACTAACTTACTTGAATTTTCATCTCAGAACAACTATCAGTAACTTAATTTTGTTTGATGTACTGGGAACTTAACCATTTCCTTAATTACCTTTTTTTTCCGTCCAAACACAATTCCACGACCATGTGGTATACTTGGTGAGCAACTAAGCAATTGTTAAACAAACAAACACAATTCCGCGACCTGAAAAATATCAGGTCCGCCTTGGATGATTGTTTGGATTTCCGGCGCACGCCGGATATTCTGTTCCGCGCCGGAATTTTAGCTGGGCCTCGGCAGGTCTGCGAAAATTACCTCCGTTTTTGGCTGAAAAACACAGTTGCGTGAGTAGCTCAGCAAAATACTAGCGTAATCTACTACAGATGTCTGTATTACATGACTGCTAAACGGGCATTAAGGTAGTCTAGGTGCGGTCAGTACATGTGATGGGTTCGTTAACGACATTGGGCACAGGTCCGGAGCACCCATTTGTAATATACGAAACCTTGTCTTATTCTTTGTCACGTACTCACGTGCATTTGCATCTAGTCATTTTTTTTCTTCATAAAGCACGGTGGTTCTATTTTTTACAGTTGGCaccactgttcaaaaaatcgttCGATTCAATGATTAATCGCCCGATTAATCCCTATTTAGTGGTCACCGATTAGCCGATAaactcatttatcgcccgattaactcatttatcgcccgattaatcggccgatttgcctattaatcgctaatcgtTAGCTGACCGAGTTGAACCCGATAAGCGATTTCCTCAACATTGGTTGGCACCATATAAAGTGACTCCAGGCTACTGTCAGTAGCCTAGTGGTGCGATACACAACGACAACTAACCATAATATAACTGAATCGATCGACCCATAAACAACTACACCTCCAGAGGGGCAGAGACTGGAAAGTGTCTTTCAAAATAAACCCATCCAGCTCGCCTAAATTAAGAATTAAGGATGTCTATATTAGTAGAAGAGTGCCGGTAGGAGTGTTCTGTGGATCACCAGCATTCCAGTGTAAGTTCAACTTAGTCGTGGCCGTCAGTGATGGAGTCGATCAACACTGAGCAACAGACCCCCACCGGTGAGGATGGAAGCGTTTCCCCACCTGAGCCACCTCCGACTTCAGTAGTCATGGATCCGACCCTTCTAATGGCTGCGAGCATGGGTCACTGTGAGGCGCTAAAAACTCTCCTGAATTGGGGAGATGCGCCTGTCTGGCCAAAGGCTCCTCAGATCATCGTCCAGGTCCCCGTTGATGGGGATGCCCTCGACCTTAGCATCACTAACAGAAGCTTGGACACGCAACACCAAGCTTCCACTGGTGTAGTTAATGAAGGTGGTGGTGATCAGCCAACTGCGCCCTCTGCAGAGTCTCTCTTTGAGGGAGTTACACCTCTTGGCGACACTGCCCTTCATGTGCTAGCAAAATCTGGTACTAGCTTCATTCTTCCATTTTTCGTTTATGTCAGGGTTTTTCTTGTTAGTTTGGATGTTGGTGCGTTTTGCACTAACTGCCTAACAATGTTATTTTCTATGACAGATAGTGTTAATAAAATATAGAACTGAGTAAACAGAAATGAAACTTCACTACTGATTTATAACCGCTTCCCATAACATTTGCCCTTCTTTTGGCAGCATATTCATCGAGGGAAAACTTCCTAGACAGCGTGTTTGTGGTCTATAATAAGGCAAGACACTTGTTGGATAAACCCAACAAGTTGGGTGACACGCCACTACACTGCGCTGCCCGGTCAGGTAGTGTTAAAATGGTGTATTGTCTACTGGAGTTGGCAAAAGGCGAGGGAGGTGACATTGACAGAGTGAAGTCTTTTCTAAGAAAGCAGAACATGCGTGGGGAGACGGCATTGCATAGTGCAATCCGTCAGAGGAAAATTGATATTGTGATATTGCTATTGATGGAGGATTCACAGCTGGCTCGTATTCCGAGTGAAGGGATGTCACCACTGTACTTGGCTGTCATGCTACAGGAATTCTATATTGCAATCATACTGCATGATAAAGACAACCAACTATCGTACTCTGGACCAGATGGACAaaatgtgcttcatgtatcggTCTTGAAGAGCAGAGGTACTCTACTTTGCCTTGAAGAAGGTTTTACTTTCATGCAGTACTTTCTTTAAAAGTTGCTGCAATATACTGTTTACCTGGCTACAAGAGAAAAAAAAACTATTTTCTCCGTCCCATAATAAGTTACTAAAGTTTATCTAGATACGGTTGTATGTAGACTTATTTTTAGcatgtagatacatccgtatttAGAAAAATTTGCGCAACTTATATTGGGGTAGAgggtgtttttctttttcttttgacatGCGTCAAAATGCTCGTCTTTTTGTACTAGAGAAGTATGCCAAGATGTAACATAAGTTCCCGAAGGAAAACCATCAAAAATGAAAAGAATCGAAAGCATAGGCTAGCCGACACTAAAATATAACAACACAATATATAGAAGAAAGCAAATACTTAGGCAAAATATTGTGTGAAATTCCGAAATTTCTTGGTAAGTTGGTAACTTGTGCAAAATGTGTGTATGTAAAGTTTGTATTTTGATCTTGATCGACAAATTGATTTACAATAATACTGTTGGGGTAGTACTAGATCTTTTTTCTCATTCGTATGATTCTACTACGGCTGGCCCTACCAGATCCACTTTACCGTATTACATTGTTTTTTTTCCATGGGAGTAGTCGTTTGTATAGCAAAAAAAAAAGGATATGTTTTACAACACATTTTGAAGGACATTTTTTGTGAAAAAGTAGCAGATCACTGATTTTcatcaatgaaggagaagaaattCAAATCTGGTTGCAGCTAGAAGAAAAGAAAGAGACCAGGTCAATAGTCATTTTATTTGGCTTGGAGACTCCCTCCCGGGTCGCTCCCGTAGAAGACTCATCCTAACCCTAAAAAGCGCCTAGATCCCGAGCCCCACTGACCGTTGTCGGTGTTGGcgccggcggtggtggtggcgccccAACGCCGAAGGCTGAGGCCTAGTAGGCGGGCTCCTTTCGTCTCCTTTTCGCGCGGAGAGGCGGCGGTGTTAGGAGTCGTGCGGAGAGGAAGCGAAGGACGCGGCGGTGCAAGGAGGCAGTGGTAGAGCTATGTTGAAGTCAGGGGTGCCGCCCCCAGCCCATTACCATTTCTTAAAGGAATTTTGTATATCTAGCCCATTCCCCCCCCCGCCCCCTCGCCCCCTACACACACATACCCCAATTTAGCCCATGATAGTGCAAATTTTGTCCCCTAAGCCTCTCCGCCACTGCAAGGAGGCACTGCTGGCGCGGTGAGGGCGGGGCTGGTTGTGATGTACAGAGATCTGGCTGGGTGGTGCGGCTTGCCGGCGGCGTCGTCTGTGCTCGCTCGGGCCAGATCTGGTGTTGCCATCGCAGGCCTGATGTGGGGCTGCCCCTGGCTTTGGAGGGCCGTGGCTATCGAGCGGCGTTTGTGTGGCGCACGTGCGACACGGAGCCCGTGCAACTCAGGGGTGGCCGGGCCTACGCGTGGCTCTCTCCGTCGCTGGTCGCCCACTTGAGGTCATGGCTGGAGGTTGCCTAAGGACCCGCGCTGCTTGCCTACCAATGAAGGGATCTGGAAGAAGGCCGGCAACAACCTAGGGCTTGGCGGGGTGAAGTTGGAGGCTGTCATCGCCCTCGCTGGCGTTAAGTGCTAGCTTCTCATGGGTGGCGCATACGGTTGTTGTTTTTCGGATACCTTTTGGTGGATTGTGGAGCCGATGGGAGAAATCCCTATAAGGACGACGGCGACGCATGTGGGTGTCGtcaccttcttgaaggcgtcgtctaGCCCTTTCATCTTGCTCTGTCCTAAGCCAcgagggaaaccctagatccagtTTGTTGTTTTCGGCAGTGGAGGCGCTACGGCGTCGTCCCCTCGTTGGAGGCACTGTTCTGGTTGCTCGTGGAGTCCCATGTTAGTAATCGGAGACAAAGTTGGCCGCTACTCGCAGCGTGGATGTTGTGGGTACACTGGTGCCGACATCTCTTTGATGATGCTTCGTCAGGTCCGGTCAGGTCATGCCGTCCACCTGCCGACTCTTCTAGGCACTTTGGGTGGGCTATACGCCGATGTGTGCCTTCCTAGCGTTTTGGTCTCCTTCGAGGTGTTTTGCTTCGGTTGTGATCTGGTCCGCCTTCTTAGCCAGTGTAACGGTTTTGGGTCCGGTTTTCTTATAAAATGCATACGTTTTCTCTTTTAAGCTTAATACAATGATGCACAGCTCTCCTGCGGATTCTCGAAAAAAAGGAGAAAGGGAAATAGAGAAACATTATAAGAATTGCGCTCAGAGTCTGCTATATGCACATGCGTCAGCCTTTGCCAGCTCCATCTATGTGATGCCACCGTGCACAGAGTAGCTGCTGGATTCATGTGATACCTGTCTTGCTCCAGCATCTCGCTTCATCTCAAATTATTTCAAACACCTGCTGGACAGAACTCATCTTCCCGGCAAAGACGATCCAGAGAAGCCACCAGGCATACAACTTAAGGCCCGTTTGGTAGCCTAGGCCGATTTTCTGCATGCGCCAGGGAGAAGAAGCCCCTGCGCGTTTCACACGGGCCATGGGCGACCTGTTGTTTGGTAGCCCGTGAAGCAAATCTGTGCACCGGATAGAGAAGCCATCCCCCATTGTATGGTTGCCAGCTTCCAGCCCAATTTGGACGCATCGAAATACAAATCAGTTGTTTGGTTGCACAAATCACAGGTCCATAGCCTTATCACAGTTAAAATTGGGTGAGAATACCATGCCATAGCATGTTACGCACGATCACACACCGTTCAGAAGAACAAGATCCTCACGATCACGACGATCAGGAAGATGATGATGTAATCTTCGACCCTTCTATACCTCCGGTGCACCTCTGTAGAGCATGCACTATCTTCGGCGGTAGCTGTGCTAACGACACTGGCTGATCGATGGCCTCAACTGCCATGGCCTCATCATCCAAGAAGCTCTGGTACTCTTGTTGTGCCTCCTTCAATGTTTcataccctttgtagctgttgtTTGAGTAGCCACTGACTTGGTCTTGATAGATCGTACATGAACTGTAGATTCCTTGAACCCTTCCTCGGAACACCACATACCACTAGCATGGCAAAAGAAGGagttgaaaggacgagatgtcgcctacagggagtgaataggcgttttaaaaactATTACAGATTTGACTTGTAAAAATGCGACATTAAACTAATgcttattttacaagcacaaaacctaaatatgccaaactcaactaagtgcaacaacaccAACTTagataagcaagataggcacaagatatatataTAGCACAAGTGATAGAAAGATGTAAGTAcagcaagcacgatggctatcactagGAAAGTAAACTCggatatagagataaccgaggcacatagatacgaagatgtattcccgtgttcccccaAACAAGGTGAGGTACGTCACGTTGGAGAGATGTGGGCTACCACGAGATCTcctgaacgccacgaaggcctttcCCTTATGGCTAGCTTTTTCTCCACTccagagatggcaagctccacaaccacttcacaagctccatgaaggagaagcccgggtctcttcacaatctttcacgaagaggtcaccggagcaccaaccgccaagccaactaggaggtcacccctccaagagtaacaagctcatggtctctcactcgaactaatattggagagctcaacactatgcatggatgcaaagcaagaacaccaagaaaagttctcaaatccttctctcccaaatcccaccaaagcaacaaattctATGGAGAAACTATAGAGGAAAAACAAGggtggaaatcaacaaatgactccaagatctagatcccaagagttcccctcacttagaggagaaattcattggtggaggttgtagatctagatctcctctttcaaatccctcaagaatatgcaagaatcatgggaggaaatgGAGAGGAAgaaagctcaagaggttcaagaattGTGGTAAAAAACGTGATAAAGAACTGTGAGGAATAATGGGGAAGAAGGCCCCTTTTACACCCCTTCAAGAAAAATGACCATTTGAGCTAAAATCGAGCCACCCCGCGCTGAGCCCGACATGACTGGCCAGGGTGCCGACCTACCCGGCATAGGGCCCGGTGGGTCGGACCAGGTACCAAGTAACTCGGCAGCAGCACCCGGTATGCCAGCCTAGGTGCCAGGCAGCCCGACAGCAGCACCCGGCATGCCGATCAAGGCGCCGAAAATGCGACAACTTTTGCATCCAGACTCCGATtgagatgaaaccaattttgttggaaaggtaacgacgaatagaaccccaacgtcAAGAaatggtgaagacgtccaaactcgaaaacgcaatagaagatgcatacggattccgttttcgatgaacttggcttgttgaaaagctggcaacaagctcaagatcttCACAAAGAGAAACACCAATAAGCAACAAGAATATAGGGATGCaacgtatgcaaaggattgagctccctaagacgatgtgatcaagttacccaatcgAAGCCCCTTCTTGATAGtgtggctatctatcctataacccggtctcccgaCAAGCacattgagaccggtaaaaggaaatcctagaaaggccatacctttgccttgcgcatcccgcttgatcttgacgacaacgcttcaagctccactcaagccaaaatgcctcacttgatcgttggtgcttcgtgaagactcacaattgCTTCCCCATACACCATGACGGGATAGCTTCATtgaggcacatcttcacatgtccattatcaccagatggaccgcaagcttcaagcatgataTCTTCgatatgctcatcttgaacttgcccttcTTAACCTCGATGACATCCAAAACCTGAtgccatcctctcatgggctatatgagatcataCTCTTGATGCATACCTATGGCAAGATACCTAACCCATATAGACAACACAGGTGCACATAgctcatgaagcataattgacaagtctTAACGCCcacaagatcacatgatccaaattGGTACGatctttatgcttcatgtgttgaccaacttgAATTCAGTCTTTACTCTTagtcttggtcaaccttgtatctcttcatgatctatcataatatcttgatcattcattgcttaacacataagctagaaCATGACTAACTTGAGTTCCAcacaagaactccatcttcatttcttcttcttgatcatatcatat encodes:
- the LOC127346432 gene encoding uncharacterized protein, translated to MDSSNAPTKKGRSYIKWTDAMDKALLDVFVEYFNKGDRAQNGWKPHVYTAAVKKVMEKCTVELTKDNIIARSKTFDKHYVIVNNMLSQSGFGWDDDKNMISVEDDVWNNYAKANKDAASYRYKVIKYWDMISTLYNRDRATGEGARTANESAAEMAEEIANTTATNKDANSSTKDDEDRPKKRYRSDDSIATMLGDKLDNFTAVFKADAPEPPPKPASPEEIWALLGGIPELEDDQLLAIYDVLVADDRKFKSLLVLPERMKKKWVLKQIST
- the LOC127329792 gene encoding protein ALP1-like → MKFVYVLAGWEGSASDGRVLRDAMDRDDSFKVPNGKYYLVDAGYTNGPGFFAPFRNTRYHLKEWAANGNNPETPQELYNLRHAIARNVIERIWALIKMRWATLRASSFFGIKNQIRVINACCILHNFLADRQREMDDVMLQAVDNQLNNVVIDVDEPDMITHIEMTNEWNNRRLTLANQMWADYQARHGQA